The Panicum hallii strain FIL2 chromosome 9, PHallii_v3.1, whole genome shotgun sequence genome has a window encoding:
- the LOC112873297 gene encoding uncharacterized protein LOC112873297, whose amino-acid sequence MQMMLLWRSLRKVPSPKKVDIDRAVDLMRFVFREGMPFLDNGSGRCFAERMIVDMPGFMVNMMFQDPGISQRSGPPRMWTITPTLDKDIAHAFAKETRKGIGSELQGDFYGIYVDVIYIPSKFMSCMVLFARYINGKGDVVERLLGIVPEPSAHGSSLEVAVGSMLSEAGLSLSKLRGQGYGLFGYRDEIFTELKTSITNKNALEYYVHPCVCQLHSSLVCSSHGQFDVYQLFQTVDALSNLIQDCPQFTEKVCALIQEGGVNRDNDLKKPGETRWGSYYEALVNFATYFDPSCEALFFVRDVVKNNDQSYLAYKVLEGLSYDFAFGLLLMQDVLSITNELSLALDGKYVDAGNLYGAPPGGEEAAAEKFDPRPRLRDEATTMTNLDHYQVDFFEKVINIHLNELDRRFSEQSSALFLLSSCLSPRNSFQAFDKEKLIGYARLYPSEFSDTAIAALDLQLAAFITDVRSDARFREMNALSDLSVKMVETGKNTAYPQVYLLLKLALILPATPATAKTASSALKFIDSTMMKEPCNQWTSDCLLLFLERDIFERVTNDAVIALL is encoded by the exons atgcagatgatgttgTTGTGGAGGAGCCTCAGGAAAGTCCCATCTCCTAAGAAGGTCGACATTGATCGAGCAGTTGATCTCATGAGGTTTGTCTTCAGAGAAGGGATGCCTTTTCTGGACAATGGGTCAGGGAGATGTTTCGCGGAAAGGATGATTGTGGACATGCCAGGCTTCATGGTCAACATGATGTTTCAGGATCCTGGTATTTCCCAGCGGAGTGGCCCGCCTCGGATGTGGACGATAACGCCTACCCTTGACAAGGATATTGCTCATGCGTTTGCAAAGGAAACGAGAAAAGGTATTGGCAGTGAGCTCCAGGGAGATTTCTATGGAATATATGTTGATGTGATTTACATACCTAGCAAGTTCATGTCCTGTATGGTTCTGTTTGCACGCTATATCAATGGGAAGGGCGACGTTGTGGAGAGGCTTCTTGGTATTGTGCCAGAGCCATCAGCCCATGGTTCATCTCTCGAAGTGGCGGTTGGTTCAATGCTTTCTGAAGCTGGATTGAGTTTGTCAAAGCTTCGCGGCCAAGGCTATGGCTTGTTTGGTTACAGGGATGAAATTTTCACCGAACTAAAGACATCAATCACTAACAAAAATGCACTGGAGTACTACGTTCATCCTTGTGTCTGCCAGCTGCATTCGTCTCTTGTATGTTCTTCCCATGGCCAATTTGATGTTTACCAGCTCTTCCAAACAGTCGATGCATTGTCAAATCTAATCCAAGACTGTCCCCAGTTCACGGAAAAGGTTTGTGCGCTAATCCAAGAGGGAGGGGTGAACCGGGACAATGATCTTAAGAAGCCTGGTGAAACACGTTGGGGTTCATACTATGAGGCACTCGTGAACTTTGCTACTTATTTTGATCCAAGTTGTGAAGCACTTTTCTTTGTGAGAGATGTCGTAAAAAACAATGATCAATCTTATCTGGCATACAAAGTACTTGAAGGATTGTCCTATGACTTTGCTTTTGGCCTGCTGTTGATGCAAGATGTACTGAGCATTACAAATGAGCTGTCACTGGCCCTGGATGGGAAATACGTGGACGCAGGGAACTTGTACGGCGCTCCTCCAGGAGGCGAAGAGGCAGctgcag AAAAATTCGATCCCCGGCCGAGGCTGAGAGATGAAGCTACAACAATGACAAACCTGGACCACTACCAGGTTGATTTCTTTGAGAAGGTTATCAATATTCACCTCAACGAGCTTGACAGGCGTTTCAGTGAGCAAAGCTCGGCATTATTTCTTCTTTCATCATGCCTAAGTCCACGGAATTCTTTCCAAGCTTTCGATAAGGAAAAGCTCATTGGATATGCTCGGCTCTACCCATCCGAGTTCTCCGATACTGCGATCGCAGCACTTGATCTGCAACTCGCAGCCTTCATAACGGACGTTCGCTCTGATGCAAGATTTCGTGAAATGAATGCTCTCAGCGATCTTTCTGTTAAGATGGTGGAGACTGGCAAGAACACCGCGTATCCACAGGTCTATCTGCTCCTGAAGCTTGCTCTCATCCTTCCCGCGACACCAGCCACCGCCAAGACAGCATCCTCTGCTTTGAAGTTCATCGACAGCACGATGATGAAAGAACCCTGCAACCAATGGACCAGTGACTGCTTATTGCTGTTCCTGGAGCGCGACATATTCGAGAGAGTTACCAATGACGCTGTCATTGCACTCCTTTGA